The following are from one region of the Bacillus methanolicus MGA3 genome:
- a CDS encoding sensor histidine kinase, translating to MKIKYFYQQFISHISTIIVAFLILSLLFAHYVESLVYNNKAEELITYGENILMDLEQSRIGSEQILDEYEHVLAGRNIQFSLFDENLKTSIGGHRAEITLSKEEWNKILKGDPIVVKNDIKRFDKAVTFVLLPYFQNGTFLGGILLTSPISGSREMITKINQYLFYTVLIALVVSLFLSWILSKIHVNRIKRIQEATSMVSAGDYSVNIPSSNFDEIGELAEDFNKMVQKLKASKEEIESLENRRRQFMADVSHELRTPLTTISGVIEGLRNDMIPEEEKDRGLQLVSQETKRLIRLVNENLDYEKIRSNQVKLMKEDIQLIEVLEIIKDQLDILADEKNNRIIVEVDEDLFVYADYDRLMQILLNITKNSIQFTENGTIWLRGKASDKETIIEIEDTGIGIDPAEIEKIWHRFYKADLSRTSNPYGEFGLGLSIVKQLVNLHNGKIEVTSEKGKGTKFVIRFPIFAEM from the coding sequence ATGAAGATTAAATATTTTTATCAGCAATTTATTAGCCATATTAGCACCATCATTGTTGCTTTTTTAATATTGAGTTTATTGTTTGCCCATTATGTTGAGTCGCTAGTTTATAACAACAAAGCAGAGGAATTGATTACGTACGGCGAAAATATTCTTATGGATTTGGAACAAAGCAGAATTGGATCAGAGCAAATATTAGATGAGTACGAGCATGTTTTAGCAGGGAGGAACATTCAATTCAGTTTATTTGATGAAAATTTGAAAACCTCAATAGGAGGACACCGTGCTGAAATTACATTATCAAAAGAAGAATGGAACAAAATTTTAAAAGGGGATCCAATTGTCGTCAAAAACGACATTAAGCGGTTCGATAAGGCAGTGACGTTTGTTTTACTGCCTTATTTTCAAAATGGCACTTTTTTAGGAGGCATTTTACTTACTTCTCCGATTAGCGGTTCAAGAGAAATGATTACAAAAATCAACCAATATTTATTTTATACCGTATTAATTGCACTGGTTGTGTCATTATTTCTTAGCTGGATCTTGTCAAAAATCCATGTGAATCGTATTAAACGGATCCAAGAGGCTACTTCAATGGTTTCAGCTGGTGATTATTCGGTAAATATCCCATCTTCCAATTTTGATGAAATCGGTGAATTGGCAGAGGATTTCAACAAAATGGTGCAAAAATTAAAAGCCTCGAAGGAAGAGATCGAAAGTCTTGAAAACAGAAGACGCCAGTTTATGGCAGATGTTTCCCATGAACTCAGGACTCCTTTAACGACAATCAGCGGTGTGATCGAAGGACTTCGAAACGATATGATACCGGAGGAGGAGAAAGACAGAGGACTGCAATTAGTCAGCCAGGAAACAAAAAGGTTAATTCGGCTCGTAAATGAAAACCTCGATTATGAAAAAATCAGGTCGAATCAAGTTAAGCTTATGAAAGAAGATATTCAGCTGATTGAAGTATTAGAAATTATTAAAGATCAATTAGATATTCTTGCAGACGAAAAGAATAACAGAATCATTGTAGAAGTCGATGAAGATTTATTTGTATATGCAGATTATGACCGCCTAATGCAAATATTGCTCAATATTACTAAAAACAGCATTCAATTCACTGAAAATGGAACAATCTGGTTAAGAGGAAAAGCTAGTGATAAAGAAACGATTATTGAGATAGAAGATACAGGGATCGGGATCGATCCAGCAGAAATCGAAAAAATCTGGCATCGCTTTTATAAAGCCGACTTATCAAGAACGTCCAATCCATACGGTGAATTTGGCCTCGGGCTTTCAATTGTAAAGCAATTAGTCAATCTCCATAATGGAAAAATTGAAGTAACAAGTGAAAAAGGCAAAGGGACAAAGTTTGTCATCCGCTTTCCTATATTTGCAGAAATGTAA